From the genome of Sphingobacterium kitahiroshimense, one region includes:
- a CDS encoding peptidylprolyl isomerase, whose amino-acid sequence MSFLRNRAGFILTGAMAVAILAFLLGDVVKSGTPFWAKNQNRVAEINGEKIDFQEFNQQVDQTAEMFKQQMGGNLTPQMKSYAVQQVWNQLLQKEILKSEIEKIGLEVGKNELNDLVTGNRPSNQIVQAFTDPQTGQFNRNQLLTFISQLNTAGNPQAAQQWEMLLAAVKEERLNNKYSSLLNNSVYVTSLEANDEYQQRNKLANFKYVLLDYAGVKDSEIKITDADYQAYYDEHKNSFKNQEETRSIEYVVVDARPTAKDIDYAKETINRLKTELAASTNDSLFASINSDNKYPYTFVKKGQLSPALDSVLFNVPAGTIVGPYESNGLFEIAKVAQTTVGPDSVKASHILLNATAEGGVQKALAKADSIKGLLAKGESFSSLAVQFSTDQGSKVNGGELGTFPRGQMVPVFDNAVFNGKTGDIKVVESQFGVHIIKIENQIGSAKYVKAAIVDKAIISGKETLNTAHSKANAFLTAATAQNFAQEAQKLGLKATTATRVLAMDNTLDGNEAPRELIKWAFEAKKDDISDRVFETEQSYILARLVDVQPKGILPLATVKKDIEPAVKNAVKAKLLAEKMNAALSGASSLDQVGQKLGKTPVAVENIVLANPVIPGVSLENKVVGTVFGLQPNKPSKAIEGAQGVYAVQVNGFVNPAAIPDLNAQKKQILAGKLQRSWASIFKALQDKSEITDNRVKFF is encoded by the coding sequence ATGAGCTTTTTGCGCAACCGAGCTGGTTTCATTTTAACTGGAGCTATGGCTGTGGCAATTCTAGCATTTTTATTAGGAGATGTTGTCAAATCTGGAACTCCGTTTTGGGCTAAAAACCAAAATCGCGTAGCAGAAATAAATGGAGAGAAAATCGATTTCCAAGAATTCAACCAACAAGTTGATCAAACAGCAGAAATGTTTAAGCAACAAATGGGTGGTAACTTGACTCCTCAAATGAAATCATATGCTGTACAACAGGTATGGAATCAATTGTTGCAAAAAGAAATCCTAAAAAGCGAAATTGAAAAAATCGGCTTAGAGGTTGGTAAGAATGAATTAAATGATTTAGTAACTGGTAATCGTCCTTCTAATCAAATCGTTCAAGCTTTTACTGATCCACAGACAGGTCAATTTAATCGTAACCAATTGTTAACATTCATTTCACAATTAAACACTGCAGGTAATCCTCAGGCAGCACAACAGTGGGAAATGTTATTAGCAGCTGTAAAGGAAGAACGTTTGAACAATAAATACTCAAGCTTATTAAACAACAGTGTTTATGTTACATCTTTAGAAGCTAATGATGAATATCAACAACGCAATAAATTAGCAAATTTCAAATATGTATTATTGGATTATGCTGGCGTTAAGGATAGTGAAATTAAAATCACGGATGCTGATTATCAAGCATATTACGATGAGCATAAAAACTCATTTAAAAATCAAGAAGAAACTCGCTCTATCGAGTATGTTGTTGTAGATGCACGTCCTACTGCAAAAGATATCGATTATGCAAAAGAGACTATCAATAGATTGAAAACTGAATTAGCAGCTTCAACAAACGATTCTTTATTTGCATCGATCAACTCCGACAATAAATACCCTTACACTTTTGTTAAAAAAGGTCAATTAAGTCCAGCATTGGATTCAGTACTTTTCAATGTTCCGGCTGGAACTATTGTTGGTCCTTACGAATCTAACGGTCTATTTGAAATTGCTAAAGTAGCACAAACAACTGTTGGACCTGACTCCGTAAAAGCTAGTCACATTTTATTGAATGCAACTGCTGAAGGTGGTGTTCAGAAAGCATTAGCAAAAGCAGACTCAATCAAAGGTTTATTAGCGAAGGGAGAAAGCTTCTCTTCACTAGCTGTCCAATTCAGTACTGACCAAGGTAGTAAAGTAAATGGCGGCGAACTTGGAACATTCCCTCGTGGACAAATGGTTCCTGTTTTTGATAACGCTGTATTCAATGGAAAAACAGGTGATATTAAAGTTGTGGAATCACAATTTGGTGTACATATCATCAAAATCGAGAATCAAATTGGTTCTGCAAAATATGTTAAAGCTGCGATCGTAGATAAAGCGATTATCAGCGGTAAAGAAACATTAAACACGGCACATAGCAAAGCAAATGCTTTCTTGACTGCAGCTACAGCACAAAACTTTGCTCAAGAAGCTCAAAAATTAGGATTGAAAGCAACTACTGCAACTCGTGTTTTAGCAATGGATAATACATTAGACGGCAATGAAGCTCCAAGAGAATTGATCAAATGGGCATTCGAAGCTAAAAAAGATGATATTTCTGATCGTGTTTTTGAAACAGAACAATCGTATATATTAGCACGCCTTGTAGATGTACAACCTAAAGGTATCTTGCCTTTAGCAACTGTAAAAAAAGATATTGAGCCTGCTGTAAAAAATGCAGTTAAAGCAAAACTATTGGCAGAGAAAATGAATGCTGCCTTAAGCGGTGCTAGCTCTCTTGATCAGGTAGGACAGAAATTAGGTAAAACTCCAGTAGCAGTTGAAAATATCGTATTGGCAAATCCAGTTATCCCTGGAGTTTCTTTAGAAAACAAAGTGGTAGGTACTGTATTTGGTTTACAACCGAACAAACCATCTAAAGCAATTGAAGGTGCACAAGGTGTATACGCTGTTCAAGTGAATGGCTTTGTTAACCCTGCTGCGATTCCTGATTTAAATGCTCAGAAAAAACAAATTTTAGCCGGAAAACTGCAACGTTCTTGGGCTTCAATTTTCAAAGCTTTACAAGATAAATCAGAAATCACTGACAATCGCGTGAAATTCTTTTAA
- a CDS encoding DUF6427 family protein, with amino-acid sequence MIISQFRKFTPINIVLLILIGFFLCFGVFIHLPESLTPILFEPALGNLLGKDGINTLSPQMNVLVTLGLTIIQATILNRIIGHFNLLGKPSFLVALMYLTLASLFLPFLVISPTLICNFISVWMLSKLLSLYRQQDIKALMFDLGMIVAIGSLIYFPFIIMFLLLWISLIIFRPFNWREWISPLLGFATIYFILAVIYLWLGRFKDFYSIWLPLTKTFPTTVTMEIHDYFVLIPIVFNLILFLIILKDNFFKSVVHIRKSFQLLFFMLLLAVGSFYWNKQITETHFLLCAPPLAIYMAYYFTHAKKKWLFESVYAIIILTILYFQFF; translated from the coding sequence ATGATTATCAGTCAATTTAGGAAATTCACGCCCATTAATATCGTTCTTCTTATACTTATAGGATTTTTCTTATGCTTTGGCGTATTCATTCATCTGCCCGAAAGCCTGACTCCTATCCTATTTGAGCCCGCACTTGGTAATTTACTCGGAAAGGACGGTATCAATACCTTATCACCGCAAATGAATGTGCTGGTGACATTAGGATTAACCATTATTCAAGCGACCATCCTAAATCGAATCATCGGTCATTTCAACTTGTTGGGTAAACCAAGTTTTCTTGTTGCATTGATGTATTTGACTTTAGCCAGTTTGTTTTTACCATTTCTGGTTATATCACCTACCCTGATCTGTAATTTCATATCAGTATGGATGCTGAGCAAATTATTAAGTTTATACCGGCAACAAGATATCAAGGCACTGATGTTTGACCTGGGCATGATCGTAGCTATCGGTAGCTTGATCTATTTCCCTTTCATCATCATGTTTCTATTACTTTGGATCAGTCTCATCATTTTCAGACCATTCAACTGGAGAGAATGGATTTCACCGTTGTTGGGTTTTGCAACCATCTATTTTATCCTTGCGGTAATCTACCTTTGGTTAGGGAGATTTAAGGATTTCTATAGCATCTGGCTACCGCTGACGAAAACATTTCCAACAACAGTAACGATGGAAATTCATGATTACTTTGTACTTATACCCATCGTATTTAATTTGATACTTTTTCTCATCATTCTAAAAGATAATTTTTTTAAGAGCGTAGTACATATTCGAAAATCATTTCAGCTCTTATTTTTCATGTTGTTATTAGCAGTTGGTTCCTTTTATTGGAACAAGCAAATAACCGAAACACACTTTCTACTATGTGCACCTCCATTGGCAATTTATATGGCTTATTATTTCACACATGCAAAGAAAAAATGGCTTTTTGAGAGTGTATATGCAATCATTATTTTAACAATACTGTATTTTCAGTTTTTCTAA
- a CDS encoding DUF2480 family protein, whose protein sequence is MDIQTDIVNKVAQSGIITVDLAKFKPTGELVEYDIKDNLFHGLILKEKDFRDFIKTHDWSAYAGKHVAITCSTDAIVQTWAYMLLATKLEPFAKTVVFGDLVELERILYAQTIAEIDMSEYTDQRVVVKGCGDIKIPESAFVQFTTALAKVAKSIMYGEPCSTVPVFKRK, encoded by the coding sequence ATGGATATTCAAACCGACATTGTAAATAAAGTTGCTCAGAGTGGTATTATCACTGTAGATCTTGCGAAGTTCAAGCCAACAGGTGAACTTGTTGAATATGATATTAAAGACAATCTATTTCATGGCCTGATCTTGAAAGAGAAAGACTTTAGAGATTTTATAAAAACACATGACTGGTCAGCATATGCGGGCAAACATGTCGCAATTACATGTTCGACTGATGCTATTGTCCAGACATGGGCATATATGCTCTTAGCGACCAAATTAGAACCATTTGCAAAGACTGTTGTATTTGGAGATCTGGTTGAACTGGAACGTATACTATACGCCCAAACTATAGCCGAAATTGACATGTCTGAATATACAGATCAACGCGTAGTTGTAAAAGGATGTGGAGATATCAAAATTCCAGAATCGGCTTTCGTTCAGTTCACTACTGCCTTGGCAAAAGTTGCGAAAAGTATCATGTATGGAGAACCTTGTTCTACCGTTCCTGTCTTTAAACGTAAATAG
- the lptC gene encoding LPS export ABC transporter periplasmic protein LptC, whose amino-acid sequence MATHTIASKKHYTLPLLLLIAVGAIFFTACEPDLKEVDRIANLKKEEAVDISRHVDVIYSDSTIVKARMTAPEMRIKHDSTQVYEFPKGIQIIFYDKDVKETQRIISDYAIQHEAAKTTTFKKNVVVTMADGSIIKTDEIIYDEGKESFYNNMPITAYFKDNRGNLQGSSFTSDKDFKKINIQNSTGVMLVKDNSMFPSFGQ is encoded by the coding sequence ATGGCAACACATACAATTGCCTCAAAAAAGCATTATACATTGCCTCTACTGCTCCTCATTGCAGTAGGGGCAATCTTCTTTACAGCTTGTGAACCCGATTTAAAAGAAGTAGATCGGATCGCTAATCTTAAAAAAGAAGAAGCCGTTGATATCTCTCGTCACGTCGACGTCATCTATAGCGATTCAACGATCGTAAAAGCACGGATGACTGCTCCTGAAATGCGCATTAAACATGATAGTACGCAAGTGTATGAATTCCCTAAAGGTATCCAGATCATATTCTATGATAAAGATGTTAAAGAAACACAACGTATTATCTCGGATTATGCGATTCAGCATGAAGCGGCAAAAACAACAACTTTCAAAAAGAACGTTGTCGTAACGATGGCAGACGGGTCAATCATTAAAACAGATGAAATCATCTACGATGAAGGCAAAGAATCTTTCTATAATAATATGCCTATAACGGCCTATTTCAAAGATAATAGAGGTAACCTGCAAGGATCTTCCTTTACTTCTGATAAGGATTTTAAAAAAATAAATATCCAAAATTCAACAGGTGTCATGCTCGTAAAAGACAATAGTATGTTCCCTTCATTTGGTCAATAA
- a CDS encoding DUF3109 family protein: MIEVGNVLVHEDLINNDFVCNLSKCKGICCIEGDSGAPLKQNELAILAEIYPKVKPYMTAKGIEAIEDQGTHVIDMDGDLTTPCVDGNKECAYVTWENGITKCAIEKAYELGDINWKKPISCHLYPIRTTNYPEFDVLHYDRWHICKDACTFGKELQVPVYKFLKDPLIREYGDEWYQKLENAVDSL, from the coding sequence ATGATAGAAGTAGGAAATGTATTAGTGCACGAAGATTTGATTAACAATGATTTCGTATGCAATCTTTCCAAATGCAAAGGCATTTGCTGTATAGAAGGAGATTCCGGCGCTCCATTAAAACAAAATGAGCTGGCCATACTTGCGGAGATATATCCAAAAGTAAAACCTTACATGACAGCTAAGGGTATAGAAGCCATAGAAGATCAAGGCACACATGTGATTGATATGGACGGAGATTTAACAACCCCATGTGTCGATGGCAATAAAGAATGTGCCTATGTTACCTGGGAAAATGGTATCACAAAATGTGCCATTGAAAAAGCATATGAGCTTGGAGATATCAACTGGAAAAAGCCAATTTCCTGTCACCTATACCCTATTCGCACGACAAATTATCCTGAATTTGATGTGCTTCATTACGACAGATGGCACATCTGCAAAGATGCATGTACTTTTGGAAAAGAACTACAGGTTCCCGTATACAAGTTTCTAAAAGACCCGTTGATTCGGGAATATGGTGACGAATGGTACCAAAAATTAGAGAATGCGGTAGATTCATTATAA
- a CDS encoding DUF3108 domain-containing protein, whose translation MKKLVSLILLVLSFCGQIFAQELPHLKESAFKGGEKLEYKLKYGFLSAATGLLTVTDTKSGSGAPAFRLYATGKTAGAFALYTVKNEYNSYIDGKTYLPYYYTENIREGGYRRNDKVTFDQKTRSVSGNKGDFKSVVSQTFDLLSAYYFARNLDLSSVKPGESFKLTYFLNDEIATLGIKYIGVETIKTDLGSLECLKFSPEIKPGRIFKKNSKLYLWVTNDGNRIPVKANVDILIGSVTLELLKAEGLKHKLGQRASYSK comes from the coding sequence ATGAAAAAGCTAGTCTCGTTAATACTCTTAGTGCTCAGTTTCTGCGGTCAGATATTTGCTCAAGAACTTCCTCATTTGAAAGAATCCGCTTTTAAAGGCGGAGAAAAATTAGAGTACAAATTAAAGTATGGTTTTCTCTCTGCGGCAACTGGCCTATTGACGGTAACAGATACTAAATCAGGTAGTGGGGCGCCTGCATTTCGGTTATATGCAACTGGGAAAACTGCCGGAGCATTTGCTTTATATACAGTAAAGAACGAATACAACTCCTATATAGATGGTAAGACTTATCTTCCTTATTATTACACTGAAAACATCCGAGAAGGAGGCTACAGAAGGAATGATAAGGTTACTTTCGACCAAAAGACAAGATCAGTAAGCGGAAACAAAGGAGACTTTAAAAGTGTAGTATCTCAAACATTTGATTTACTATCAGCATACTATTTTGCGCGCAATTTGGACCTTTCGTCTGTCAAGCCAGGAGAGTCATTTAAATTGACTTATTTCTTAAACGACGAAATCGCCACATTAGGCATCAAATATATTGGTGTAGAAACCATAAAAACAGATTTAGGATCATTAGAATGTCTTAAATTCAGTCCTGAAATAAAGCCAGGTCGAATTTTCAAGAAAAACAGTAAGTTATATCTTTGGGTAACCAATGATGGGAATCGTATCCCAGTAAAAGCTAACGTAGACATTTTAATTGGTTCTGTGACATTAGAACTCTTAAAAGCCGAAGGCTTGAAACATAAACTCGGACAGCGTGCGAGTTATTCAAAATAA